AGATGACGAACTGCATAAGCAAAACCATCTTCATCATTGGTTTTTGTAATGATATCTGCTTTTTCTTGCACATGAAGAGGAGCATTTCCCATTGCAACGGATATGTCAGCAACTTCAAACTGTGCTAAATCATTCCCACCATCACCAAAGGCAATAATATCATCAAACGATAAATTCATCATTTGCTGGTAACGTAATAAGGCTTTCCCTTTATGAGCTTCGTTTGAGGTAATCTCAACATTATTTGGGAAAGAAGATGCCATCGAGATGGGGAATTTTCCGGCTAATGCAGCCTTTATTTCCTCTACACGTTCTTGTTGCTCTGGGTGGACCAGGGCAATTACTTTATAGATTTTTAAATTATCCTTATTCAGAATATTATCATAATCGAATTCCTGAAAAAGTTTGTTTAGTTCTTGTTTACTTTTACCATGTAAAGGTGGCAAGGTAGAGGGGAAGCCGCCATAA
The window above is part of the Bacillus sp. SORGH_AS_0510 genome. Proteins encoded here:
- a CDS encoding HAD family hydrolase translates to MERVKTTMKCISIDLDGTLLNSNHEISKENVKALADLQEQGHCIILNTGRAYADVIKLRAIQNMELPIFCINGSVLYSASSELLYEASLPISTYQEIFTILKDLGVGILVYTNYGGFPSTLPPLHGKSKQELNKLFQEFDYDNILNKDNLKIYKVIALVHPEQQERVEEIKAALAGKFPISMASSFPNNVEITSNEAHKGKALLRYQQMMNLSFDDIIAFGDGGNDLAQFEVADISVAMGNAPLHVQEKADIITKTNDEDGFAYAVRHLLKLLETDTKALIF